The region AATACAGATACAGCAAACTTGGATAAATGGCTAAATAGACAACCACTTTCCGTTAAGATAATTTTCTTTGAATTTATTGATGAAAAGAACATGCACGACACTACATGGGATATTAAAAGAGCAGTCCATAGTTTTTCAAATAATTCACAATCAATTAAAGATTTTGTTGACCATATCTTAACAGACAGTCTTACAAAAGAAGATGAGATTCTCTTAAACTTTGCTTACTGCGTGTCAAACAATAAGGACATAATGGAAACGTCCCAAGTGTATTTGCGTCAAAAAATTCATGAAGAAATGCAAAATAGACAAGTTGAATTAACAGCTTTTTTAAATACAATCCCAACAGGTGCCACCTCTATTTCACTTATAGGCTATTTACAACTTGATAAAGAATCCATCGATCTAATTAACACACGCTTTCCTCATTTAAAAGATCTTTTATTAATTGGATGTTCAACAAAGCCTCAGGAAGACAAACTAGAGCTTCAACATGTAGAAAACCTCTCTATTAAAGAATGTAATCAATGGGTAGCATTTCCTTTTATTGGTAAGCATTTAAAATCGATTTATATCGAGCGCTGCCAACTACTTACTAGCGTATTACTTCCTGATAACCCCTATATAAAAGACTTATTCATCCATGAGTGCCCAGTTATTACAGAGCTATCCAAGCTTACCATTTCAGGACACCTAGATATACGAAACTGCTTTAAACTTACTGATTTATCGATCATAAACCCCAGTGATATATCAATGGTACACATTATTAATTGTCCACTCCTTACAGCATTACCACCACTTACTGTTACTCATGACTGCGACATGTATGGCTGTCCAATGGTTCAAGACTGGTCTGTTATAAAATTTAAACAGGGGTGTCATTATCACATTGGCTACTGAGGGAATTGCTCTGTTAAAAAAAGCCTGGACTTTTAATAGAATACTTGCCAAAAAGGAAGTTTCACAAATTTTGATTTGCTGGTAACAAACTTCATGCGCCTAAACAAGACTTTCGTATCTACTTATTTTGGCATTACAATGCTAACTCTCACCAGCCTTTTTGGACAAGCAGCCCAAAATCCTGCAGCTAAGACCTTTACGCCATACGATAGCTCGACAGATGTGAATGCAAAACCTGTTGAAGTCACTCAAGCTTCCGTTACCAGCACAAGTAATGGCCCAAATGCTAATGGCCCAAATGCTAATGGCCCAAATGCTAAAGGTTACGTTATTAATTTTACTAACGTCGGCATTATCGAATACATTCGCTTTATCAGCAGGATTTCTAACACAAATTTTTTATTTCAAGATAGTGACCTACAGTTTACTGTAACCATTGTTTCAGAAGAGCCTACAAGTGTTGATGACATCATGGCAGCCCTCATACAAATTTTGCGCATCCATGGCTTATCCCTTCTTGAGCAGGGTAACAACCTATTAATTTACAAAAATGCCGATGTTGCAAAACTTGCAACTGTCGTCTCTGACCAGGGAGAAACATCCTCTTCTCCCATGATCACAAGGGTGATTCGAACAACTTATGTATCTCCAGAAAAAATCAAAGCGATTATTCTTCCCATGCTCTCTTCTCAGGCAGTTGTAGAAGTGTCTCCTGAAACAAGACACCTAATCATCACAGATCTTTCAGCTAATGTGGAAAAAGTGCTACAGCTTTTAAAAAGCCTAGACACTCCCAACACATCTATGGATGTTGTTACCTACTTTCCTCAAAGCGGCTCTTCTGCAGGGCTTTTAAGTATTGCTGAGAAAATTTTAACACCCATAGCGCTCTCTGAAAATACCACTATCACACTCGTACAGCAGCCCTCTACAAATACAATCTTTGTTGTGGGCAGCAATGACATGACGCACAGAGCTCTTAGCATATTACAATCTCTTGATCAACCAGGCACGGGTCTAGACATGCCCAATACTTCTGTGTCTGTTGCTACATATAACGCTATAAATATGCCAGCATCCTCCCTTGTCTCTCTTGCAGAAAGAATCTTATCTCCTATAGCATCTGCAGAGGGCATACCTTTTCATTTAGTTCTACAGCCCTCTACAAATGCTATTTTCGTCACATCTACCCCGGGCTTTAACAAGAGGACCATAGAGGTACTTACCATACTAGACCAGCCAGGAGCCTCCCCTGAAAGTATTGTATCAGATCTACCCCCAGACGATATTCAAAGGAAAAATTTCTTTCTCTACAAGTTACAATATCAAAATGG is a window of Chlamydiales bacterium DNA encoding:
- a CDS encoding secretin N-terminal domain-containing protein, which codes for MRLNKTFVSTYFGITMLTLTSLFGQAAQNPAAKTFTPYDSSTDVNAKPVEVTQASVTSTSNGPNANGPNANGPNAKGYVINFTNVGIIEYIRFISRISNTNFLFQDSDLQFTVTIVSEEPTSVDDIMAALIQILRIHGLSLLEQGNNLLIYKNADVAKLATVVSDQGETSSSPMITRVIRTTYVSPEKIKAIILPMLSSQAVVEVSPETRHLIITDLSANVEKVLQLLKSLDTPNTSMDVVTYFPQSGSSAGLLSIAEKILTPIALSENTTITLVQQPSTNTIFVVGSNDMTHRALSILQSLDQPGTGLDMPNTSVSVATYNAINMPASSLVSLAERILSPIASAEGIPFHLVLQPSTNAIFVTSTPGFNKRTIEVLTILDQPGASPESIVSDLPPDDIQRKNFFLYKLQYQNGEKIQDALNTIGQSMREDDQTNSDLANTINDVTWLSETNSLIFVGTELSLQKIRDVIREIDVPSRQVYVEVLVIRTSLQNSLNFGVQLGAIVQTKKGFSIGIGDFNPATTPSGFSNAFQVPPTIGTAAVPTIPMIGGFNLGSIGNFITHNGNVFGTLGALVTALQLESDTKIILNPKIIVEDNRKAQVFVGTNSPFTTTNVQIQAANNSTGFTVDYRDTGVLLQVTPLLGLSNMVTLEIHQEINEIDPTSNLFISGFPVPTTNKILTTTRVHVPSGYFIVLSGMIQNTKTYVRSGIPCLGCLPVIGSAFSQQAQSCVKDNIIIFLNPRIIDTPCQIARLTDAEGVDFYENSMPDSCFPEGQCCRYYNEAFGNSSFLPCPPEGPMMYCPPMQQR